One window of the Archangium primigenium genome contains the following:
- a CDS encoding SDR family NAD(P)-dependent oxidoreductase, protein MMGRLQEKVAIVTGGSSGIGRAIAKRFAAEGAHVYVVGRREADLAETVAEIGSSATAIRADITNLEELDAVYARVVADGRTLDVVVANAGRAESGTLEEVDADLFDKIFDLNVRATFFTVQKGLPLLNAQASVILVSSSLNNRGDSGMSVYNASKAAVRSLVKTFATELLPRGIRVNTLSPGPVDTPIVDTNSPTPEAAAAFREYAANEVPMKRMGRPDEVASGALFLASADSSFCTGMELRVDGGHAELRTTVRRRSRAEG, encoded by the coding sequence ATGATGGGAAGGCTGCAAGAGAAGGTCGCGATCGTCACGGGCGGAAGCAGCGGGATCGGCCGCGCCATCGCCAAACGGTTCGCCGCGGAGGGGGCTCATGTCTATGTCGTCGGCCGCCGCGAGGCGGACCTGGCGGAGACCGTCGCCGAAATCGGGTCGAGCGCCACGGCGATCCGGGCCGACATCACGAACCTGGAGGAACTCGATGCGGTCTATGCCCGGGTCGTCGCGGATGGTCGCACGCTGGATGTCGTGGTCGCGAATGCCGGCCGCGCGGAGTCGGGGACGCTCGAGGAGGTGGATGCCGACCTGTTCGACAAGATCTTCGATCTCAATGTCCGTGCCACGTTCTTCACCGTGCAGAAGGGGCTGCCCCTCCTGAACGCTCAGGCCTCGGTGATCCTGGTGTCGTCGTCGCTCAACAACCGAGGCGACTCGGGGATGAGCGTCTACAACGCGTCCAAGGCCGCCGTGCGCTCCTTGGTGAAGACCTTCGCCACGGAGTTGTTGCCCCGCGGCATCCGGGTCAACACCCTCAGTCCCGGTCCGGTCGACACCCCCATCGTCGATACCAACTCGCCGACGCCGGAGGCCGCCGCGGCGTTCCGCGAGTATGCGGCGAACGAGGTCCCGATGAAGCGGATGGGGCGGCCAGACGAGGTCGCGTCTGGCGCGCTGTTCCTCGCCTCCGCCGACAGCAGTTTCTGCACGGGCATGGAATTGCGCGTCGATGGCGGCCACGCGGAACTTCGAACGACCGTTCGACGTCGCTCGAGGGCCGAGGGTTAG
- a CDS encoding LysR family transcriptional regulator has protein sequence MKLLLRVAETGSFSKAARQMRMAQSTASKQIALLEKRLGAQLVRRTSRGLALTEAGQHYYDEALRLIGELEALDDAVREREREPAGLVRVTSPPGFAADFLLPELGSFFARYPGLSIDFVVSQRLVNLVEERVDVAVRMGELESNELRARHVGTSTAIVVASPGYLREHGEPTHPAELERHDCIASMRGGRPRPWQFGHGAERVFIDPKGSIQSDNTELTRAAVKAGLGIGYAASWLFKEELSSGAVRQLLTGHECLQVPINAVWSGDRALARRTALFIDFLATRCAAEPMLRIH, from the coding sequence ATGAAGCTCCTGCTTCGGGTCGCCGAGACGGGAAGCTTCTCCAAGGCGGCTCGGCAGATGCGGATGGCGCAGTCCACGGCGAGCAAGCAGATCGCGCTCCTGGAAAAGCGGCTCGGCGCGCAGCTCGTGCGCCGCACGTCTCGCGGTCTCGCCCTGACCGAGGCCGGGCAACACTATTACGACGAAGCGCTGCGGCTGATCGGCGAGCTCGAGGCCCTCGACGATGCGGTGCGCGAGCGCGAGCGCGAGCCCGCCGGTCTGGTTCGAGTGACCTCTCCCCCGGGCTTCGCCGCTGACTTTCTGCTGCCCGAGTTGGGCTCGTTCTTCGCGCGATACCCAGGGCTGTCGATCGACTTCGTCGTCTCGCAACGTCTCGTCAACCTGGTCGAGGAGCGCGTCGATGTCGCCGTCCGCATGGGCGAGCTCGAGAGCAATGAGTTGCGTGCACGCCACGTGGGCACCTCCACGGCGATCGTTGTCGCCTCGCCGGGTTACCTGCGGGAGCATGGCGAGCCGACCCACCCCGCCGAGCTCGAGCGCCATGACTGCATCGCGTCGATGCGTGGCGGCAGGCCGCGGCCGTGGCAGTTCGGCCACGGCGCCGAACGCGTCTTCATCGATCCGAAGGGGTCGATCCAGTCGGACAACACCGAACTGACCCGCGCCGCCGTGAAGGCCGGACTGGGCATTGGTTACGCGGCCAGCTGGTTGTTCAAGGAAGAGCTTTCATCGGGAGCCGTGCGCCAACTCCTGACCGGACACGAGTGCCTCCAGGTCCCCATCAACGCGGTCTGGTCCGGCGACCGTGCGCTTGCCCGGCGAACCGCGCTCTTCATCGATTTTCTCGCGACCCGCTGCGCCGCGGAGCCCATGCTTCGCATCCACTGA
- a CDS encoding DUF2019 domain-containing protein, which translates to MNLENLTEEFARNVAAQTDAIMRGDRRGGNKEAKRYVAAYKKLRDHGEAGRDALSRLLTHSRMDVRVYAATFLLSDRPEQALPVLREAAKNEGLIPFEASQALKYWDEGTWSLEVD; encoded by the coding sequence ATGAACTTAGAGAACCTCACAGAGGAGTTCGCTCGAAACGTGGCTGCACAAACAGACGCAATCATGCGTGGCGATCGCAGAGGAGGCAATAAGGAAGCGAAGCGATATGTAGCCGCCTACAAGAAACTGCGCGACCATGGCGAGGCTGGACGGGATGCGCTCTCACGGCTATTGACGCATTCACGCATGGATGTGCGAGTCTACGCGGCGACCTTTTTGCTTAGCGATAGGCCAGAACAAGCCTTGCCTGTTCTCAGGGAAGCCGCCAAGAACGAAGGTTTGATTCCTTTCGAGGCGTCCCAAGCGTTGAAATATTGGGATGAGGGCACATGGAGCTTGGAGGTTGATTAG
- a CDS encoding alpha/beta hydrolase, producing the protein MIWSRPLDSGSPAALASARTNELVVYVSESVHGQAIAVSGLIALPKTSAPAGGYPVISWAHGTIGSADVYAPSRDFEGSAAHPYNAFPHVLLNKFLDRGWAVVMTDYEGLGTEGPHPYLLGKSEARGILDIVRAARHLHPELSDQFAIVGHSQGGQAALFGAHFAPEWTPELTLRGVAALAPASAIGSLVKLACQRTEPDGGNAFVALFIAGALAGNPDIDRAQVLTPESNALYAHVEERCRVELSQTDSWGQLAGPQLLRQEESESRTALFEQFEAMHPNLVIKAPIRISQALRDQRVNAALTAILAEQLSTTNGAGNVEYKPYLRVSQTHDPEELGFHFGLIDTDSDAVTNWLASLLPN; encoded by the coding sequence GTGATCTGGTCTCGTCCGTTGGACAGCGGCAGCCCGGCCGCCCTCGCCTCCGCTCGGACCAACGAACTCGTGGTCTATGTCTCGGAGAGCGTTCACGGCCAGGCCATCGCCGTCTCTGGCCTCATCGCCCTGCCCAAGACGTCGGCCCCCGCTGGCGGCTATCCGGTGATCAGTTGGGCGCATGGAACCATTGGCAGCGCTGACGTCTACGCGCCGTCGCGAGATTTCGAGGGCTCGGCGGCGCACCCCTACAACGCCTTCCCGCATGTCCTGCTCAACAAATTCCTGGACCGGGGCTGGGCCGTGGTCATGACGGACTACGAGGGCCTGGGCACCGAAGGCCCTCATCCCTATCTCCTCGGCAAGTCCGAGGCCCGCGGCATTCTCGACATCGTGCGGGCCGCGCGTCACCTCCACCCGGAGCTCTCCGACCAGTTCGCCATTGTCGGCCACTCCCAGGGCGGGCAAGCGGCGCTGTTCGGCGCGCACTTCGCGCCGGAGTGGACCCCCGAGCTCACCCTGCGCGGCGTGGCGGCGCTGGCCCCCGCTTCCGCGATCGGATCGCTCGTCAAGCTCGCCTGTCAGAGAACCGAACCAGACGGGGGCAATGCCTTCGTGGCCTTGTTCATCGCCGGGGCGCTCGCGGGGAACCCGGACATCGACCGCGCCCAGGTGCTGACCCCCGAATCCAACGCCTTGTACGCGCATGTCGAAGAGCGCTGCCGGGTGGAATTGAGCCAGACCGATTCCTGGGGACAACTGGCGGGGCCCCAACTGCTGCGGCAGGAGGAGAGTGAGAGCAGGACCGCCCTGTTCGAGCAATTCGAGGCCATGCATCCCAACCTCGTCATCAAGGCGCCGATCCGGATCTCGCAGGCCCTGCGCGATCAGCGCGTGAACGCGGCCCTCACCGCCATCCTCGCGGAACAGCTCTCGACGACGAACGGGGCTGGCAATGTCGAGTACAAGCCCTATCTGCGGGTCTCGCAGACCCACGATCCCGAGGAACTCGGATTCCACTTCGGCCTGATCGACACCGATTCGGACGCGGTGACGAACTGGCTCGCCAGCCTGCTGCCGAATTGA
- a CDS encoding ester cyclase yields the protein MDTPQIRELYARYLTGLYIQRDVESIGQCVAPEVVTHPLPPGIPAGLPGMKMLARVWLESFSDIHFTIETLIHEQGMAASRTVISAMHSGGFMGIAATGRRVEVVDHVHFRVHQGRIVEMWDQLDMMSLLHQLGAVPSTAQAA from the coding sequence ATGGACACCCCTCAGATTCGGGAGCTCTACGCGCGGTACCTCACCGGGCTGTACATCCAGCGCGACGTGGAGAGCATCGGCCAGTGCGTGGCCCCCGAGGTCGTGACCCATCCGCTGCCGCCCGGGATTCCCGCGGGGCTGCCCGGCATGAAGATGCTGGCGCGCGTGTGGCTGGAGTCCTTCTCGGACATCCACTTCACCATCGAGACGCTCATCCACGAGCAGGGCATGGCGGCCTCGCGCACGGTCATCTCGGCGATGCACTCCGGCGGCTTCATGGGCATTGCCGCCACCGGCCGGCGCGTGGAGGTCGTGGATCACGTGCACTTCCGGGTGCACCAGGGCCGCATCGTGGAGATGTGGGATCAGCTCGACATGATGTCCCTGTTGCACCAACTGGGCGCCGTGCCCTCGACGGCCCAGGCGGCCTGA
- a CDS encoding DUF3396 domain-containing protein, giving the protein MSERYPKIRIHARNGAVLLREGVSISFYMRHSHRDLVHGVMRSLESYLRAVGSTALGWYDDGEGTWRKLDAVGWEHTRRELLEKRWPQVALRDALDGDLRYGFDYRGKALDVPPAADEPGAVIAVSFWLPTEFLETHGPKHVRELALELAAPLPFCSGHAGLSFIGEFDLPGVLREIRERCFRYPGLDIPDLGEHSWKVGTRVRAPHWLTFLGPPVLGEIGGPEGLRSRLSSAETTVQKMEGGRAVVTLGLWPEAGDTEWGQVLPSYRELACVLEPWLYHEARGRNLDFTLEDVRHWNRRFLR; this is encoded by the coding sequence ATGAGTGAGCGCTACCCGAAAATCCGGATTCACGCGCGGAACGGAGCCGTTCTGCTGCGAGAAGGCGTGAGCATCAGCTTCTACATGCGCCACTCTCATCGAGACCTGGTGCACGGGGTGATGCGGTCCCTGGAGTCCTACCTTCGTGCGGTGGGCTCGACAGCACTCGGCTGGTACGACGACGGCGAGGGCACTTGGCGGAAGTTGGATGCGGTGGGGTGGGAGCACACCCGACGTGAGCTGCTGGAGAAGCGCTGGCCCCAGGTGGCGCTTCGCGATGCGCTCGACGGAGACCTCCGATACGGTTTTGACTATCGCGGCAAGGCGCTCGATGTGCCTCCTGCGGCGGACGAGCCGGGCGCAGTGATCGCGGTGAGTTTCTGGCTCCCGACGGAGTTCTTGGAGACGCACGGGCCGAAGCACGTCCGCGAACTGGCCTTGGAGCTGGCAGCCCCATTGCCCTTCTGCTCTGGCCATGCGGGTCTCTCCTTCATCGGTGAATTCGATCTGCCAGGCGTTCTCCGCGAAATCCGCGAGCGATGCTTCCGCTACCCGGGCCTGGACATCCCGGACCTGGGGGAACACTCCTGGAAGGTCGGTACGCGGGTACGGGCACCGCATTGGCTGACGTTTCTGGGCCCCCCCGTGTTGGGCGAGATAGGTGGCCCGGAAGGGCTTCGCTCTCGACTCTCCTCCGCGGAGACGACCGTTCAGAAGATGGAGGGAGGACGAGCGGTCGTGACGCTAGGCCTCTGGCCCGAGGCAGGAGACACCGAATGGGGGCAGGTGCTTCCCTCTTACCGGGAACTGGCGTGTGTGCTTGAGCCTTGGCTGTATCACGAGGCGCGTGGCCGCAATCTCGACTTCACCCTGGAGGACGTGCGGCACTGGAATCGACGCTTTCTCAGATGA
- a CDS encoding serine hydrolase domain-containing protein, which yields MTPADAILPATRRYLRAHPAAALGVGLTSQGAHQVQMLQGRGAPPAPDAIYALGALTQVFTGSLLALMVDQGQVELHTPLSELIPQPLFPDMIAGRITLEQLATHTSGMPRHPPNLSSTDQNLADPYAHYSAARFGEFLRGYHPRHPPPSAFTESLLGQGVLGHALSRRLRLNYGHAVRDLLCTPLGLGDTTFRPSETQQPRVRPGHTGRGEPVPPWTFPALPGAGALSSTVPDLLRFLDAHLGRGAANLGRALRLTQVPRVQRRGEALGLAWRVTQLKGRTLLWRASVMGGFSGFLGFSPEADTGVVLLSDHAGSRLDTLLGRPPLKAPGFALLLAAASRPERPT from the coding sequence ATGACTCCCGCTGACGCCATTCTTCCCGCCACCCGGCGGTACCTCCGCGCCCATCCCGCCGCCGCGCTGGGCGTGGGCCTCACATCCCAGGGCGCGCACCAGGTCCAGATGCTCCAGGGGCGCGGCGCCCCTCCCGCTCCGGATGCCATCTACGCCCTGGGCGCGCTCACCCAGGTCTTCACGGGCAGCCTCCTCGCCCTGATGGTGGACCAGGGTCAGGTGGAGCTACACACGCCGCTGTCGGAGCTGATTCCCCAGCCGCTCTTCCCGGACATGATCGCGGGCCGCATCACGCTCGAGCAGCTGGCCACGCACACCTCCGGCATGCCGCGCCATCCGCCCAACCTGTCCTCGACCGATCAGAACCTCGCGGACCCCTACGCCCACTACAGCGCGGCGCGCTTCGGCGAGTTCCTGCGCGGCTACCATCCGCGCCACCCGCCCCCGAGCGCCTTCACCGAGTCCCTCCTCGGCCAGGGCGTGCTCGGCCATGCCCTCTCGCGCCGCCTGCGGCTCAACTACGGCCACGCCGTGCGCGACCTGCTGTGCACGCCGCTGGGCCTGGGCGACACCACCTTCCGGCCCTCGGAGACCCAGCAGCCCCGCGTGCGGCCGGGCCACACCGGCCGGGGCGAGCCGGTGCCCCCCTGGACCTTTCCGGCGCTGCCCGGCGCGGGCGCCCTGTCCTCGACGGTGCCAGACCTGCTGCGCTTCCTGGACGCCCACCTGGGCCGGGGCGCCGCGAACCTGGGGCGGGCGCTCCGGCTCACCCAGGTGCCGCGCGTGCAGCGCCGGGGCGAGGCCCTGGGGCTCGCGTGGCGGGTGACCCAGTTGAAGGGCCGGACGCTGCTCTGGCGCGCCTCGGTGATGGGCGGCTTCTCGGGCTTCCTCGGCTTCTCGCCGGAGGCGGACACCGGGGTCGTCCTGCTGTCGGATCACGCGGGCTCGCGGCTCGACACGCTGCTCGGCCGCCCCCCCTTGAAAGCCCCTGGTTTCGCCCTGTTGCTCGCCGCGGCGTCACGCCCCGAAAGGCCCACATGA
- a CDS encoding alpha/beta fold hydrolase has protein sequence MSTIAYRTQQVDDVEVFYREAGPADAPVLLLLHGFPTSSHMFRDLIPALADRYRVIAPDLPGFGRTRAPSRARYVYSFDQLARTMGGFVDALGLERYALYVFDYGAPVGFRLALAHPERITAIITQNGNAYEEGFSTGWEPWQAYWREPTPANREACRASLTDEAIRFQHTHGMPEDRVAPDAAELDIAYLRRGEAEEIQLDLILSYRTNVELYPAFQAYFREHQPPLLAAWGRRDAFFLPPGALAYARDLPHAEIHLLDAGHFALATHHEEIAQLIRRFLTRHLLGTRRS, from the coding sequence ATGAGCACCATCGCCTATCGCACCCAGCAGGTCGACGACGTCGAGGTCTTCTATCGCGAGGCGGGACCCGCCGACGCGCCCGTGCTCCTCCTGCTCCACGGTTTTCCCACCTCCAGCCACATGTTTCGCGACCTCATCCCGGCGCTCGCCGACCGGTACCGCGTGATCGCCCCCGACCTGCCAGGCTTCGGCCGGACCCGGGCGCCCTCGCGCGCCAGGTATGTCTACAGCTTCGACCAACTCGCCCGGACGATGGGCGGCTTCGTCGACGCGCTGGGGCTCGAGCGCTACGCGCTCTATGTCTTCGACTATGGCGCGCCCGTCGGCTTCCGCCTCGCGCTCGCCCATCCGGAGCGCATCACCGCGATCATCACGCAGAATGGCAATGCCTACGAGGAAGGGTTCAGCACCGGGTGGGAACCCTGGCAAGCGTACTGGCGGGAACCGACACCGGCGAATCGCGAGGCCTGCCGCGCCTCGCTGACCGACGAGGCCATCCGCTTCCAGCACACGCACGGCATGCCCGAGGACCGCGTGGCGCCAGACGCGGCCGAGCTCGACATCGCCTACCTGCGCCGCGGCGAGGCGGAGGAGATCCAGCTCGACCTGATCCTCTCCTACAGGACGAACGTGGAACTCTATCCCGCCTTCCAGGCGTACTTCCGCGAGCACCAACCGCCCCTGCTCGCGGCCTGGGGTCGTCGTGACGCCTTCTTCCTTCCCCCCGGGGCGCTGGCCTACGCGCGCGATCTCCCCCACGCCGAGATCCACCTCCTCGATGCCGGCCACTTCGCCCTGGCGACGCATCACGAGGAGATCGCGCAGTTGATCCGGCGCTTCCTCACCCGGCATCTCCTCGGCACTAGGAGAAGTTGA
- a CDS encoding family 43 glycosylhydrolase: MSARVVTGGLLVASLAAPAALAAVSTTSVDRPVATGIANPAVVFHDGRWYTGSTGAWDDPGTIRSAPELVGPWTSTGQPMLSRKAAWMGQNKGTWAPSIIQSRTGDFRMFFSAPIPTRGDKGAERCIGVARAAHPRGPFVPYDTPVACFSGSGAGGQDLIADESAGFPNRAFSLIDPTASWLDDVLVLTYKTQFAEEPGQNPLWHTTTRMVRLDPDNPQKVIANPVHADGGSVKLTDRTNIYIEENPVLIKRSGTFTLFTSWGWYGTCNYVTDWRQNGSLWSGWLAKTPTKLSFASSVNTCGTGNAHVTRGLPEGSWRIVFNGHPDEATAGGPDGLYIGNLGWDGEGRPRVTGLLR; encoded by the coding sequence ATGTCGGCGCGAGTCGTCACCGGCGGTCTGCTCGTGGCCAGTCTGGCTGCCCCCGCCGCCCTGGCCGCGGTGTCCACGACCTCGGTGGACAGGCCCGTGGCGACCGGCATCGCCAACCCGGCCGTCGTCTTCCACGACGGCCGCTGGTACACCGGTTCGACCGGCGCCTGGGATGACCCGGGCACCATCCGCTCCGCGCCCGAGCTTGTCGGGCCGTGGACCTCCACGGGACAGCCCATGCTCTCGCGCAAGGCGGCCTGGATGGGGCAGAACAAGGGCACCTGGGCGCCGTCGATCATCCAGTCCCGGACCGGTGACTTCCGGATGTTCTTCTCCGCCCCCATCCCTACCCGCGGCGACAAGGGCGCCGAGCGGTGCATCGGGGTCGCCCGGGCTGCTCATCCGCGCGGTCCGTTCGTTCCCTACGACACCCCGGTGGCCTGCTTCTCCGGTTCCGGCGCCGGTGGGCAGGACCTGATCGCCGACGAGAGCGCGGGCTTCCCCAACCGAGCCTTCTCCCTGATCGACCCCACCGCGAGCTGGCTCGACGATGTGTTGGTGTTGACCTACAAGACGCAGTTCGCCGAGGAGCCTGGCCAGAACCCCTTGTGGCACACCACGACCCGGATGGTCCGGCTCGACCCGGACAACCCGCAGAAGGTGATCGCCAACCCGGTGCACGCCGACGGCGGCAGCGTCAAGCTCACGGATCGGACCAACATCTACATCGAGGAGAACCCGGTCCTGATCAAGCGCAGCGGGACCTTCACGTTGTTCACCTCGTGGGGCTGGTACGGGACCTGTAATTACGTGACGGACTGGCGTCAGAACGGCAGCCTGTGGAGCGGCTGGCTGGCCAAGACGCCGACCAAGCTGTCCTTCGCGTCGAGCGTCAACACCTGCGGCACCGGCAACGCCCACGTCACGCGCGGACTGCCCGAAGGCTCCTGGCGGATCGTGTTCAACGGCCACCCGGACGAGGCCACCGCGGGCGGCCCGGACGGGCTCTACATCGGCAACCTGGGCTGGGACGGCGAGGGCCGACCCCGGGTCACCGGCCTGCTCAGGTAA
- a CDS encoding NAD-dependent epimerase/dehydratase family protein yields the protein MSNRNSKILITGANGFVGAALARALAARGQPAACLVRPGADVSALEGLLYERVEGDVTDAASLARAVQGREVVYHLAGTRRGATREDFHRVNAEGTRLLCEALVALGTRPRLVLVGSLGAAGPSRPDQPRVEEDPLQPTEWYGESKAEAERIVFGYADRLPVTVLRPPRIVGPGDHENLPLFRLVARGLRLELGGGPRPLTLVDVEDVVDLLLVLAERDEALGQAFFVGHPEPLSLERIQELAAEALGRRTRALPVPPAVLLGLATVADGVSRLTGRRLALNRKFARQLLAPAWTCTSDKAHRLLGFRATRDPAETLRQTARWYRAHGWL from the coding sequence ATGAGCAATCGCAACAGCAAGATCCTGATCACCGGCGCGAATGGTTTCGTGGGCGCGGCGCTCGCGCGTGCCCTGGCCGCCCGGGGCCAGCCCGCGGCGTGTCTCGTGCGGCCGGGCGCGGACGTGTCGGCGCTCGAGGGCCTCCTGTACGAGCGGGTGGAGGGCGACGTGACGGACGCGGCCAGCCTGGCGCGCGCCGTCCAGGGCCGCGAGGTGGTGTACCACCTGGCCGGGACGCGGCGCGGGGCCACCCGGGAGGACTTCCACCGCGTGAACGCCGAGGGCACCCGGCTGCTGTGCGAGGCCCTGGTGGCGCTGGGCACCCGGCCCCGGCTGGTGCTGGTGGGCTCGCTGGGGGCCGCGGGCCCCTCCCGGCCCGATCAGCCCCGCGTGGAGGAGGATCCGCTCCAACCCACGGAGTGGTACGGCGAGAGCAAGGCCGAGGCCGAGCGCATCGTCTTCGGCTACGCGGACCGGCTGCCGGTGACGGTGCTGCGGCCCCCGCGCATCGTGGGCCCCGGGGATCACGAGAACCTCCCGCTCTTCCGGCTGGTGGCCCGGGGGCTGCGGCTGGAGCTGGGCGGCGGACCCCGGCCGCTCACGCTGGTGGACGTGGAGGACGTGGTGGACCTCTTGCTCGTGCTGGCCGAGCGGGACGAGGCCCTGGGGCAGGCCTTCTTCGTGGGCCACCCCGAGCCGCTGTCGCTCGAGCGCATCCAGGAGCTCGCGGCCGAGGCGCTGGGCCGCCGAACACGCGCCCTGCCCGTCCCGCCCGCGGTGCTGCTGGGCCTGGCCACCGTGGCGGATGGCGTGTCGCGGCTGACGGGCCGGCGCCTGGCGCTCAATCGGAAGTTCGCGCGTCAGTTGCTGGCGCCCGCCTGGACGTGCACGAGCGACAAGGCGCACCGGCTGCTGGGCTTTCGCGCCACGCGGGATCCCGCGGAGACCCTCCGCCAGACCGCGCGCTGGTACCGGGCGCACGGCTGGCTGTGA
- a CDS encoding phage tail sheath family protein has translation MNTVLPPDETAVPVFAAGPDSGITETRRVASWEAFTQAMGGFEPTRQLHVALRSYFENGGGPCYVSPTTRWAEDIPSLEDATLLVAAGQDIQALVLSLCTEGRPLFALMDGPRDALPDNGTWTHVSTSHAAVYYPWLGADWAHVPIPPSATVAGSFCTTDRHRGFWFTPTNLPLLGGVRPLHPVSDEQQAMFSGDKPLNMIRERDDRGALVCGVRTLEGHAAWRYIAVRRSVGLIQRDLHRLLGATAREASRQVLRSAIESYLERLWKRGGLAGGTAQDAFFIQMDPDTHPALFVGLALARGGEFIALRFTPGSPS, from the coding sequence ATGAACACGGTGCTTCCTCCCGATGAGACCGCGGTGCCCGTCTTCGCGGCGGGCCCCGACAGCGGCATCACGGAGACCCGGCGGGTCGCCTCCTGGGAGGCCTTCACCCAGGCCATGGGCGGCTTCGAGCCCACCCGGCAATTGCACGTCGCCCTGCGCAGCTACTTCGAGAACGGCGGAGGCCCCTGCTACGTCAGCCCCACCACGCGCTGGGCCGAGGACATCCCCTCACTGGAGGACGCCACGCTGCTGGTGGCCGCGGGCCAGGACATCCAGGCGCTCGTCCTGTCGCTGTGCACCGAGGGCCGGCCCCTCTTCGCCCTGATGGACGGGCCCCGGGACGCGCTCCCGGACAACGGGACATGGACCCACGTGTCCACGTCCCACGCGGCGGTCTACTACCCCTGGCTGGGCGCGGACTGGGCGCACGTCCCCATCCCGCCCAGTGCCACGGTCGCGGGCTCGTTCTGCACCACCGATCGGCACCGGGGCTTCTGGTTCACCCCCACCAACCTCCCGCTGCTGGGCGGCGTGCGCCCCCTCCACCCTGTCTCGGACGAGCAGCAGGCGATGTTCTCGGGCGACAAGCCCCTCAACATGATCCGCGAGCGGGACGACCGGGGCGCGCTCGTGTGTGGGGTCCGGACGCTGGAGGGCCACGCCGCCTGGCGCTACATCGCCGTGCGCCGGTCGGTCGGGCTCATCCAGCGCGATCTCCACCGGCTCCTCGGCGCCACCGCGCGCGAGGCGTCGCGCCAGGTGCTGCGCTCGGCGATCGAGTCCTACCTGGAGCGGCTCTGGAAGCGGGGCGGCCTCGCGGGGGGCACGGCACAGGACGCCTTCTTCATCCAGATGGATCCGGACACCCACCCGGCCCTCTTCGTGGGCCTGGCACTCGCGCGAGGTGGGGAGTTCATTGCCTTGCGCTTCACCCCAGGGAGCCCGTCATGA
- a CDS encoding dihydrofolate reductase family protein, translated as MGLLTFSINVTLDGCVDHQEGIADDETHAFFTRLMDEGGAMLWGRVTYEMMESYWPAVARGDESAPPALREWAIKLENKPKYVVSSTRKDFPWSNSHHLVGDLRTAVQKLKDATPSGVLLGSGQLATELDRLDLIDEYKFLVHPRIAGHGPTLYQSGMPSTRRLELVSAKPLRCGAVAMHYRRALTPAHA; from the coding sequence ATGGGACTCTTGACCTTCAGCATCAACGTCACCCTGGACGGCTGCGTCGACCACCAGGAGGGCATCGCCGACGACGAGACACACGCCTTCTTCACCCGACTCATGGACGAGGGCGGGGCGATGCTGTGGGGCCGCGTCACCTACGAGATGATGGAGAGCTATTGGCCGGCGGTCGCCCGAGGCGATGAGTCGGCGCCGCCAGCGCTGCGCGAGTGGGCGATCAAGCTGGAGAACAAGCCAAAGTACGTGGTGTCGTCGACGCGAAAGGACTTCCCGTGGAGTAACAGCCACCACCTCGTCGGCGACCTGCGCACGGCCGTGCAGAAGCTCAAGGATGCAACCCCGTCCGGCGTGCTCCTCGGTAGCGGCCAGCTCGCGACCGAGCTGGACCGACTGGATCTGATCGACGAGTACAAGTTCCTCGTCCACCCCAGGATCGCCGGCCACGGCCCGACCCTGTACCAGAGCGGGATGCCCAGCACACGACGGCTCGAGCTGGTCTCGGCGAAGCCACTCCGCTGCGGCGCGGTCGCCATGCACTACCGGCGCGCGCTGACGCCCGCACACGCTTGA